One part of the Prunus persica cultivar Lovell chromosome G5, Prunus_persica_NCBIv2, whole genome shotgun sequence genome encodes these proteins:
- the LOC18777591 gene encoding bidirectional sugar transporter SWEET10 — protein sequence MAIQHPLTLSFGLLGNIISFLVFLAPVPTFYTIYKRKTAEGFQALPYVIALLSSMLYIYYALLKEEFKEDATFLITINSFGCVVETLYISLFLFYAPKKARISTLTLVFLLNLFGFGLMMLLTHFLATGEMRLKIVGWICLVFSLSVFVAPLGVLRRVIRTKSVEFMPFPLSFFLTLGAVTWFFYGLLIKDYNIAFPNILGFLFGIAQMVLYIVYKNTKKVLEEQPKVQELSEHIIDVVKISSLVCPELNPVVLQPTLDITNDMIEAVQNIIVMAEKTEEAKEAMDIDASTKV from the exons ATGGCCATTCAACATCCTTTGACTTTGTCCTTTGGCCTCTTAG GCAACATCATCTCCTTCTTGGTCTTCCTTGCTCCAGT GCCAACATTTTATACAATATACAAGAGAAAAACTGCTGAAGGGTTTCAAGCACTTCCATATGTAATAGCCCTCTTGAGTTCAATGCTGTACATATACTATGCTCTCCTCAAAGAAGAGTTCAAAGAAGATGCCACTTTTCTCATCACAATCAACTCATTTGGCTGCGTCGTAGAGACTCTTTACATTTCCctatttcttttctatgcCCCTAAGAAAGCCAGG ATCTCAACCCTGACGCTTGTGTTCTTGCTGAACCTTTTCGGTTTCGGCTTGATGATGCTATTGACTCACTTTCTAGCCACAGGTGAAATGCGGCTTAAGATTGTGGGATGGATTTGTCTTGTCTTCAGTCTAAGCGTATTCGTTGCACCTCTTGGCGTCCTG AGACGAGTAATACGGACCAAGAGTGTTGAGTTCATGCCATTTCCATTATCATTTTTCCTAACATTAGGTGCTGTCACGTGGTTCTTCTATGGTCTTCTGATCAAGGACTACAACATAGCT TTTCCAAACATACTGGGCTTCCTCTTTGGGATTGCTCAAATGGTGCTTTACATAGTCTACAAGAACACCAAGAAAGTTCTGGAGGAGCAGCCGAAAGTGCAAGAATTATCGGAACATATTATTGATGTGGTGAAGATCAGTTCCCTGGTGTGCCCAGAACTAAACCCAGTGGTTCTGCAGCCAACTCTGGATATTACAAATGACATGATCGAAGCGGTTCAGAATATAATCGTGATGGCTGAAAAGACTGAAGAAGCCAAGGAAGCCATGGATATTGATGCCTCCACCAAAGTTTAA